A region from the Zonotrichia albicollis isolate bZonAlb1 chromosome 17, bZonAlb1.hap1, whole genome shotgun sequence genome encodes:
- the OSER1 gene encoding oxidative stress-responsive serine-rich protein 1 — protein sequence MMKSEAKDGEEESLQTAFKKLRVDTAGCATSLSVGDGTSPRAIVRTVADETKPKNVCASKETWHGSVKKPSRGVVRTQRRRRSKSPILHPPKFIHCSTKSHSTCSQLVQKSQADGQEDSSGFGVPVPKEACAHEHCSVTPDVGHKGAEEPLGVSAARLTSENTQENSPAAASPASKTSLKTTELSDFQSMCKLNTSELCACADKACQCKLWQDMEVYKFSGLQNTLPLAPDRTVCEDHSQPLPARTPSSSPRSCSEQARAFVDDVTIEDLSGYMEYYLYIPKKMSHMAEMMYT from the exons ATGATGAAATCAGAAGCTAAGGATGGAGAAGAGGAAAGCCTGCAGACAGCATTCAAAAAGCTGAGGGTTGACACAGCTGG ATGTgccacttctctctctgtgGGTGATGGGACAAGTCCCAGAGCAATAGTTAGAACAGTGGCAGATGAAACCAAACCTAAGAATGTGTGTGCTTCTAAGGAAACCTGGCATGG GTCTGTGAAGAAGCCCTCGAGAGGAGTTGTGAGAACCCAGCGCCGCCGGCGTTCCAAGTCTCCAATTCTTCACCCTCCCAAGTTTATCCATTGCAGCACAAAATCCCATTCCACATGCAGCCAGCTGGTGCAGAAGAGCCAGGCTGATGGCCAGGAGGACAGCAGTGGGTTTGGGGTGCCAGTCCCAAAGGAAGCCTGTGCACATGAACACTGCAGCGTCACTCCGGACGTTGGCCACAAGGGAGCTGAGGAGCCTTTGGGAGTTTCTGCTGCACGGTTGACATCAGAGAACACACAGGAgaactctccagctgcagcttctccagcaTCCAAAACAAGCCTAAAGACTACAGAGCTTTCTGACTTCCAGTCTATGTGCAAGCTGAACACGAGTGAGCTGTGTGCATGTGCAGATAAAGCCTGTCAGTGCAAACTGTGGCAAGATATGGAAGTGTACAAATTCTCTGGCTTGCAGAACACCCTCCCTCTGGCACCTGATAGAACAGTGTGTGAGGATCACTCCCAGCCTTTGCCAGCAAGAACTCCCTCAAGTTCTCCACGCTCTTGCTCTGAGCAAGCCAGGGCCTTTGTGGATGATGTGACAATTGAAGATCTTTCGGGGTACATGGAGTATTACTTGTATATTCCAAAGAAAATGTCTCACATGGCAGAAATGATGTACACCTGA
- the LOC102060884 gene encoding oxidative stress-responsive serine-rich protein 1, translating to MELPCTARSAGRTRRLPPPPGTAAARARAPGGAGGPGRAPAGGDVTSCCAARRGQAAVGEVYSIWHGWLPTESTSMDLEAKDEEEESLQTAFKKLRVDAAGCIAALSVGDGTILRTVTRAAMDGAKQQPVSSKEAWHGCVRKPSRGSARLPRRRRSKSPVLHPPKFTYCNMKANSQLKHKAQADTSKGVISSDVFASAEHGTKDGQDLHLEASNDRTEPLEAFTAEEPLQLLGENCPALSSSFENSLQTSDFQSLSMLSKGRQCPCRDRKCQCQQWRAMEVYSFSGLRSVLSECEKAVLGVHAHSLQNRSPSATASASSPRSCSEQARAFVDDVTIEDLSGYMEYYLYIPKKMSHMAEMMYT from the exons ATGGAATTACCATGTACTG CGCGCTCCGCGGGCCGGACCCGCCGCCTCCCACCGCCCCCCGGAACCGCCGCCGCTCGCGCACGCGCacccggcggggcgggcgggcccGGGCGCGCCCCCGCGGGCGGTGACGTCACGTCCTGTTGTGCTGCGCGCCGCGGGCAGGCGGCGGTGGGTGAGG TTTATTCTATATGGCACGGTTGGTTACCCACTGAGAGCACATCAATGGACTTGGAAGCTAAagatgaagaggaggagagTCTACAAACAGCATTCAAAAAGCTGAGAGTGGATGCAGCAGG ATGTATCGCAGCTCTGTCCGTGGGCGACGGGACCATTCTCAGAACTGTGACAAGAGCAGCCATGGATGGAGCCAAGCAGCAGCCTGTCAGCTCCAAGGAAGCATGGCATGG GTGTGTGAGAAAGCCCTCCCGAGGATCGGCCAGGCTCCCGCGGCGCCGGCGCTCCAAGTCTCCGGTCCTGCACCCTCCCAAGTTCACCTATTGCAACATGAAAGCCAACAGCCAGCTGAAACACAAAGCCCAGGCAGACACCTCGAAGGGTGTCATCAGCTCCGATGTTTTTGCCTCAGCAGAACATGGTACGAAGGACGGGCAGGATTTGCACCTCGAGGCCAGTAACGACAGAACTGAACCGTTGGAAGCTTTCACCGCCGAAGAGCCTttgcagctgctgggggagaATTGCCCTGCTCTCTCCTCATCCTttgagaacagcttgcaaaccTCAGATTTCCAGTCCTTATCCATGCTCAGCAAGGGCAGGCAgtgcccctgcagggacaggaagtgccagtgccagcagtggcGCGCCATGGAGGTGTACTCCTTCTCAGGGCTGCGCAGCGTCCTGTCCGAGTGCGAGAAGGCTGTCCTGGGAGTCCATGCCCACTCCCTCCAGAACAGATCTCCCTCTGCGACAGCCTCAGCAAGCTCTcccaggtcttgttctgagcaaGCTCGAGCCTTTGTGGATGATGTGACTATTGAAGATCTTTCGGGATACATGGAGTACTACTTATATATTCCCAAGAAAATGTCTCACATGGCAGAGATGATGTATACTTGA